The following coding sequences are from one Culex quinquefasciatus strain JHB chromosome 1, VPISU_Cqui_1.0_pri_paternal, whole genome shotgun sequence window:
- the LOC6048458 gene encoding DNA excision repair protein ERCC-1 — protein sequence MSIPNDSFDDDDLLANLDLPSPPKKAAIDEGESSHKPVQSKPNKGNYILVSPKQRGNPLLKSIQSVAWEYDDIVPDYVVGATACILFISLRYHNLNPDYIHGRLKQLGKMFELRVLLVQVDIQEPHNALKHLTRICLLADLTLMLAWTAEEAGKIVETYKLMEHKPPDAIMERPEKFPYQKMVSALTSIKPVNKTDAMTLMQNYGTLANMINSSEEKLAQCPGFGARKAKKLHKTFNESFLKK from the exons ATGTCCATCCCGAACGACTCGTTCGACGATGACGACCTGCTGGCCAATCTGGACCTGCCGTCCCCGCCGAAGAAGGCCGCCATCGATGAAGGTGAAAGTTCGCACAAACCGGTCCAATCGAAGCCCAACAAGGGCAACTACATCCTGGTGAGCCCGAAACAGCGCGGCAATCCGCTGCTCAAATCGATCCAAAGCGTGGCCTGGGAGTACGACGACATCGTGCCGGACTACGTGGTCGGTGCGACCGCCTGCATTCTGTTCATCTCGCTGCGGTACCACAACCTCAACCCGGATTACATCCACGGTCGGCTGAAACAGCTGGGCAAGATGTTCGAGCTGCGCGTGCTGCTGGTGCAGGTGGACATCCAGGAACCGCACAACGCGTTGAAACACCTGACCCGGATCTGTCTGCTGGCGGACTTGACGCTGATGCTGGCGTGGACCGCCGAGGAGGCCGGCAAGATCGTGGAAACGTACAAGCTGATGGAGCACAAGCCACCGGACGCGATCATGGAGCGGCCGGAGAAGTTTCCGTATCAGAAG atggtgAGTGCGCTGACTAGTATTAAGCCGGTCAACAAGACCGATGCGATGACGCTGATGCAGAACTACGGCACGTTGGCCAATATGATCAACAGCAGCGAGGAGAAACTGGCCCAGTGTCCCGGGTTTGGCGCGAGAAAGGCCAAGAAGCTGCACAAAACGTTTAATGAGAGTTTTCTGAAGAAATAA
- the LOC6048461 gene encoding uncharacterized protein LOC6048461, with protein sequence MSRGSVVIVLAALLAVIQATPMIYKKIDGQKYEPDWVAVSSTVIPLTEYRVSVGGGSSKSLTAGVPNDEYRRAYLLHKKLVASSVGKDGGGAETAARVQQDPDTLITANKKKGN encoded by the exons ATGTCACGAGGCAGTGTTGTGATTGTGCTGGCGGCACTGCTTGCCGTCATCCAAGCAACCCCGATGATCTACAAAAAGATCGACGGCCAAAAGTATGAACCAG ACTGGGTAGCGGTGTCATCAACCGTCATTCCGCTGACCGAGTACCGCGTGAGTGTGGGCGGTGGATCGTCCAAGTCGTTGACGGCCGGAGTACCGAACGATGAGTACCGGCGGGCCTACCTGCTGCATAAGAAGCTGGTCGCGTCGTCCGTCGGCAAGGATGGTGGCGGCGCGGAAACGGCGGCACGTGTTCAGCAGGATCCCGACACGTTGATAACGG CGAACAAGAAGAAGGGGAACTGA